A window of Eulemur rufifrons isolate Redbay chromosome 18, OSU_ERuf_1, whole genome shotgun sequence genomic DNA:
CAttcacttattagctatgtgttTTGTTTCAATTCCAGGAAAAGAActtgaaaatgaagaatttaaaaagttttatccTGCTCCCATTTTAAAAGGATGGGAGCTTCAACAGGggcaaaaatgttattaaaatgttcaaattgccattcaaattttatttataatatttattcctgattttaaGTGTCATTACACTCAAAGGAGAATTAGgcttaatttttcattcatatggCCAGTGTTCCCTCAATCTTTTGCCCCGGCTCACTCACTTGGTGTGGGTCTGTGCACCCTGAAAAGCAGCTTGGTAAATCAGCAAAATCAAATCGGACAGTCGACTTTCCACCTCTACTCTGTTAATTGctagacctcagttttctcatctgtaaaatggacatgagTTGTATCTTCCACTCTGTGAACAGAGctatggtgaatttttttttttaacgtttgaAACTGCAAAGACGTTTgattgttaatttctttttactcttttctaagcagtttatttaatattaaccacacaatgtttattcattaaaaacaaaagttaagaGACATACATACCAGGAATCCTATTGAGTGTTACCCAGAAGTGTTCGTCGGGGCTGTAGGTGTCCTTGGACCAGGAGAGTAAGTCAAGTGCCTGCTGGTCTTGGAGGACAAAGTTGGCAAACTCCCTTGTGAGAGCCACATAGGCGGTGCCAAAGTAAATGGTCATATTGTGAGGAGGAGGACTTTttaattctgttgttttaagcacaTAGGAGTTTCTGTTGTCTAATAATTCTCGGTGGACATATTTAGTCCGTCCGATTGCGTGATCAGGGGGCAGCACCCCTGGGGTaatgtttttccctttaaatCCTTTCAGATACTGAACAATTTCCCTGTTGGTTTTCAGGGGGAAGTCTTGCCCACAGGTGTTGATGGCGTACTTCCAGGGAACCTCGGAGGCTACAAGGTCTTGCAGGCAGTTCAGGTCGGCCTGGAGCCTGGAAATTCCACCGTAGACAACTGGCTCCATCTTGGAAGCCAGAAAAGCATTTGGGAAGCAGCTCAGCAATTGTTTCACTGCGTCTTTAAATGCATCCATGGCCTTCTTATCCAGGTGCACACAGTAGACATTTTGGGGCATATAAATTGCCCTAAAGAGTCGCTCAAAAGTGCCAAAGTCTTTGTGGATGGTCACTGTGTAAGCCAAAGGAAATGCAGCCTCTTCTTCAGAGAGTGTTTCTGTTATGTAATGACTTTGAACCGTGTACTCATAACAGGTAGATTCATCAAGAGTAGTTTTCAATCCATTTTCTGTTGAGTAAAAAACCTTCCCCTTAAAAATTTGATGACAGGCTTCTGCTAATAGGGAAGCATTGGACAGAGCTGCCCTCAGAAAACGTTTATTCTCCCATAACTCACTATtgtaaacaaagacaaaaatcagaGCAGTAATAAGAGACACGCTGAAAAGACAGTGCTTCCAAGAACCCATCattcaaaaccaggaaatgagTAAAATGTCTCTTGAGGTATGATCGGAGTGTGGATAGATTTAACTTACATTTTCTCCAGCATCCAAAATCATCCTCTCCATAGATGCAGCTGTGATCGGCTGTCCTGTGCCCTCCCGGTTGACGGTTCttgccctttttctttcttccttcccttttcattTACCGCTATGTTGCATTTTCACTTTCCGTCGACACATTTCTGAAGTGGCTCCTTTGCGTTGGCTCTGTCCTGTCTCCTGCTAATCTGTCACCTGTTTCTACACGAAAGCAAGTTGCCTCAGGGAGGTTCTGGCTCCAGTGGGTCCACCTGTCGGCACAGTGAAATAACTGGTGGGTGCGGTGACCATTCTGCAAGTCTTTGCTCTGGGACTTCAACCCCAGCTTCTTCTCCCAGCCAAAGGCTGGTAACTGTGTCAGCTCCCCGGCTTCCTGTTAATCATTGCACTGAACTGACTGAGTTTGTTTGCTTAAACGGCACTGCCAAGTTAAAAGCTTCAGTTCGAAGCATGTGAATACCGCCTGGAGAGAGATTCTGTCAATAAATATGTAGTGCTTAAAAATAAATCGCTTAACTGTCTTTCTCCACATACATCCCCCCTCTCCATGTTGGCTGCGCATGTTATCAAGAATCGCATATGACTGGCTGTTGGACCAAATTCCTTCCAGAACTTAATTTTCTCTGCTGCTTGGGAAGGTCCTTTAAAAGGCACATTAATTAGCAAGCTTACCTCACCATCTAAATCGCTGCACAAAGGGATCCGGCACTCTGATGAATAAAGgctaacttctttttaaaaataccagaagAACTAATAGCCTATTGTGACCCCAAAATTGCATAGAGGCTAAAATTAGTTAATGtcaaatttatttcattctgtcCCACGCAGGATACAGGCAGAGCACCCTGATGCCTCAGTTTTGGATGTTCCCAAACTTAAGGAGAGAGGCTCTTAGATTCAGACTTATAAATATGTTAAAGGGAGTTTTTGTATccataaaaaatgagaataattttacCATCCATAGGTCAATCATGAgattaaaatgagataacatacaGAAAGAGTTAATCACCGTGTCTAGGAACACATGGGGCtgaaaaagaagagacataacTGTACGAGAGTAAAGAAGcccatttacacacacacacacacacacacacacccgtcCCTACAGTCGTTCTTCAAAGAAATGACACAATACGGCCTCTCCTTTGAAATCTTGttgcttctcccttcctccctcctcaggAGCCCACACCAATTAGATTATACATCTAGAACAGCACTAATGAGTCTTGCAGTATTTGGTAGTTAGCTGCACAGGATGCGAATGTGCGTCCCGTTGGTGCTGAGCTCACGTGTTCCTGTTAGTAGCTCCCAGTACTGTCTGTACACAGCAgacaatcaaatatttattgattgacgCTCAAGCTCTCATTTCTTTGTTTCCAGGATCACATTAGTAAGAGATTCCAGGTAATTCTGGTTTGCAGGAGACGTATATTTGTATCTTTGAATGCGATACATTCAACATACCTACTTTTTCAATATATCTTATTAATTATAAGACCATATAATATTACAGTTTGTAAACAGTGTTTCTACATCCTGCACTTTTTGTAAATACGGTGTTTTCATGTCCTgtactttcattttccttctgcccatAGACAGacacattttgattttattaagaACACAGGAAGGCGTAAGTTAACATCCTGCTTTCTGCACTTTCCATAGCATTACTTGGGCTTCATTGGGCGTTGTCTTCACAATCATTACTTTAGAACATTAGACTGGAattattattggttttttttctctACCTCAGCTGGAAGCTAATGGGTTTCTTtgtttggtggggtttttttttgagatggtcttgctctgtcacccaggctagagtacagtggcatcattatagctcactgcaacctcaaaatcctgggttcaagtgattctcctgcctcagcctcccaggtagctgagacgataggcacatgccaccatgcctggctaatttttctatttttttatagagatggggtcttgctcttgctcaggctggtctcaaacttctgagctcaagcgatcctcttgtctcagcctcccagagtgctaggattacagggatgagccaccgtgccctgcctgAAAGCTAATGTATTAATATCAATGAGACGGTTGCCAACTGTTTCACATGCATCAGGAGCCCAGGAAAGGATGACAAGAAAGGACCCAGGTAAAATTCTTGGGGTCAGTCTTTAGTTCTTAAAAGTCAGATTCCATAGCATGATTCAAGTGCAGCCAGTCTCATCCATAGAACCCCCAAAATAGAATTCAATCAACCCAAATAtctatttccttatctttcatgTGTCTATCTAGAATTCTCTTGAACAAATCACTCCTTCAATACAGTAGTCATAAAAAGTAATCTTAGCTGCCTCCTTAGCACAGTAGGCAGCACATCAGTCTCATAAAAAGCAATCTTTTCTGAAATGACtaaaatttctcaatttttgttttatttttaatatccctCTAGGTAGTCCAATCAAATGAAATTGACTACAAGGATGATTAAATGAAGACACCAATGCCTAATTACGCTTGTCTAAACTAGCCAAGTAATTTTTACAGTCCTTTCTCCTAATTTCTCCAGATAATTACATCAGCTCTacctttgtttattttggttatCACCTTGTTCTTGGCCCAGTTCTATCCCTCCAGACATTGCAGGCATAGAAGCATCTAAAATAATTTGCCTGCTCTTTGAATTTACAGCTCACTGGGTTTCGTTACAGGGTGACGGAACATTTGCATTTTGTGCCTTGCTGCAGTGCAGTCTTTACTTGTACCTCACCTGAAATGATACAAGGGTCCTTGGATTTTGAGCTCTGGAAACatgaatgattatttaaaataatatctttggCCGAGCACAGTGGATCAcacctaatcctagcactttgggaggccagatgggaggattgcttgaggccaggagtttgaaaccagcctgggcaacagcaagtcCCCGTCtttacaagaaaattttaaaaattagtcaggtgtggtggcaagcTCCTGTAGCcccaactatttgggaggctgaggcaggaggatcacttaagcctgggagctggaggttggagtgagctatgatgatgccactgcactctagccccggtgacagagtgaaactctgtctcaaaaataaataaattaattaattaattaaaatatcatctttgacaattctagacatttttaaaagaattagtatgaacccattttctttttcatcaacCCAGCGCTATCTGATGCTTTTACTCTTTCTTGGTGGACTCATGGGAAATGCTGGCTCTCCTGACCCTCTGGCTTTCCTGCTGCCCCTTGGCAATCTACCACTGcttgttctttaaaattctgaGCATTTTGCTGTGGCATTTGTGTGAAATAACAAGAGGGGATAGTTGTGAGTGCGTGGCCAAAAAAGAACTGAGATTGTTCAATCCAGCTTGAACATTAGATCAAAATTAGTACCCTCAATTCTAAATTGAAGGCAGTGATCAGGTGGGATGAAGAATTctgaacaaattgggaagcagtACAGACCTGCAGTTTGGTCACCCAATAAATGGCAGGGTGCCCATTATGTTCAATCTCTAATTGCTCAATTCTCCACAACACATACTCTTATAAATTCTCACTCTAGGACATAAACTAATTTTTATTGCTCTAAGATAACTGCACTTAGAGTTTACTCTCAACAACTGATTACAGAAAGAGGAGCAGAAAAATAGCTTTCCTATCTATGACCTGAGGCCAATTTTCCTCACCTTAATTATTCATGGACCATATGACAAATGCCCAAAATGCTTTTCACATATTCATTTTATCATGACATCACCTCTATGCCCAAGTTAGAAACCAGAGAGGCCAAAGGAAACTCTCTCAGTATCTACAAAAGCCTGGTGAGGTCTCAGAGAAAGAACAGCTTggattaaattgttttttttttattatttcagcttattatgggggtacaaaagttcaggttatgtatattgcccatgcccccccatccccccaagtcagagcttcaagcgtgtccattccccagacagtgcgcatcgcactcattgtgtaggcatacacccgtcccctccccccaccccccacatctgtccgacacccagttggtgttattcccaaatgtgcacttaggtgatgatcagggaaaccaatttgctggtgagtacatgtggtgcttagttttccattcttgggatacttctgtggtatatgtataccatggagtattactcagctataagaaataacggtgatatagaatctcttttgttctcctggagagagttggaacccattctattaaattgtttttttaatctcaagtGCATTTTGTCCTTTTTAGCTATTTCAGCTGTACTCCtgtcctctcccttctctttctattTATTACTGTCGTATTCAGCACCCTGTTTTATCCTCATGCATGTTTCTTTAGAATGATATGCAACGCCTTCAACCAACAAGGCTTAAATAGTGTTGTTAAAAAGAGCCCTGGATTACATGTCAAAAAGTCCAGGTGAACCAAGGCCACTCTTGACAAGCCTGGAgcccttgagcaagtcatttgaCCTCATACCTCAcagcttcctctttttttttttctcttaataaaggtttgattttatttcaagtgCAATGAAAAGCCCTGGAGAGTTTTAAATAAGGAGGTAATGTggtttttaggttttttaaaaaattgtattgttttaaatttttaaaatttcagaatattacaggggtatacaCACTTTGGtaacataatttgcttttgtacagtttgagtcaaagttataagtg
This region includes:
- the LOC138398674 gene encoding N-acetyllactosaminide beta-1,6-N-acetylglucosaminyl-transferase isoform X1 — encoded protein: MMGSWKHCLFSVSLITALIFVFVYNSELWENKRFLRAALSNASLLAEACHQIFKGKVFYSTENGLKTTLDESTCYEYTVQSHYITETLSEEEAAFPLAYTVTIHKDFGTFERLFRAIYMPQNVYCVHLDKKAMDAFKDAVKQLLSCFPNAFLASKMEPVVYGGISRLQADLNCLQDLVASEVPWKYAINTCGQDFPLKTNREIVQYLKGFKGKNITPGVLPPDHAIGRTKYVHRELLDNRNSYVLKTTELKSPPPHNMTIYFGTAYVALTREFANFVLQDQQALDLLSWSKDTYSPDEHFWVTLNRIPGVPGSMPNASWTGNLRAIKWIDMEDKHGGCHGHYVHGICIYGNGDLRWLVNSPSLFANKFELNTYPLTVECLELRLRERTLNQSETAIQPSWYF